A single genomic interval of Rosistilla ulvae harbors:
- a CDS encoding dicarboxylate/amino acid:cation symporter yields the protein MSSPRLALHWQILLGMLAGLLFGLLASHFGWTEFTTNWIKPFGQIFVNMLKLIAIPLIITSLIKGVSDLQDISKFSRMGGRTILLYLCTTIVAVTLGLVVANVVAPGRSITEQTRNDLLGSAGGGPGGEGQSQQIDKIKAEAAATKSQGPLQPLVDIVPDNIFSASSSNRNMLQVIFFVVFFGIGLILIPKDSAKPVKDFFDGLNEVILKLVDLIMLAAPFGVFALLSALIVDAPGSDLLIALSVYAFCVLLGLGLMAFVFYPALVVIFTGRSYVSFFRGISPAQLLAFSTSSSAATLPVTMERVQEHLGVDEEVASFVLPVGATVNMDGTSLYQAVAAMFIAQAYNIDMTLGDQVTIVLTATLASIGSAAVPGAGMVMLVIVLGAIGVPEEGLALIFAIDRLLDMCRTTVNVTGDATVAMLIAKSVGMLHDPSVDHDPTASEVLTKEQPQ from the coding sequence ATGTCGTCACCTCGTCTTGCCCTCCATTGGCAAATTCTTCTGGGCATGCTCGCCGGGCTACTCTTTGGGCTGCTGGCGTCTCACTTCGGCTGGACCGAATTCACGACGAACTGGATCAAGCCGTTTGGGCAGATCTTCGTCAACATGCTGAAACTGATCGCGATCCCCTTGATCATCACCTCGCTGATCAAAGGCGTCTCCGATCTGCAGGACATCTCCAAATTCTCGCGGATGGGCGGTCGCACGATCCTGTTGTATCTGTGCACGACCATCGTCGCGGTCACGTTGGGGCTGGTGGTTGCCAACGTGGTTGCTCCGGGACGTTCGATCACCGAACAGACCCGCAACGATCTGCTGGGTAGCGCCGGTGGCGGTCCCGGCGGCGAAGGGCAATCGCAACAGATCGACAAGATCAAAGCCGAAGCTGCGGCGACCAAGTCGCAGGGGCCGTTGCAACCGCTGGTCGACATCGTCCCGGACAACATCTTCTCCGCATCGTCGTCGAATCGGAACATGTTGCAGGTGATCTTTTTTGTCGTCTTCTTTGGAATCGGCCTGATCCTGATCCCGAAGGATTCGGCCAAACCGGTCAAAGACTTCTTCGACGGCTTAAACGAAGTGATCCTCAAGCTAGTCGATCTGATCATGCTGGCAGCCCCCTTTGGCGTCTTCGCGCTGTTGAGTGCATTAATCGTCGACGCTCCGGGTTCGGACCTGTTGATCGCCCTTTCGGTCTACGCCTTCTGCGTCCTTCTGGGGCTGGGCCTGATGGCGTTTGTCTTTTATCCAGCCTTGGTTGTGATCTTCACCGGCCGCAGCTATGTCTCGTTTTTCCGTGGCATCTCGCCGGCACAACTGCTCGCCTTTTCGACAAGCTCCAGCGCCGCGACGCTACCGGTGACGATGGAACGCGTGCAGGAGCATCTGGGAGTCGACGAAGAGGTGGCCAGTTTTGTGCTGCCCGTCGGAGCGACCGTTAACATGGATGGCACCAGTCTGTATCAAGCCGTCGCCGCGATGTTCATCGCTCAAGCCTATAACATCGACATGACCCTCGGCGATCAAGTCACGATCGTCTTGACCGCCACCCTGGCTTCGATCGGTTCCGCAGCCGTGCCGGGTGCCGGGATGGTGATGTTGGTGATCGTGTTGGGCGCGATTGGCGTCCCCGAAGAAGGTCTGGCGTTGATCTTCGCCATCGACCGTTTGTTGGATATGTGTCGGACTACCGTGAACGTGACCGGCGACGCGACCGTGGCGATGCTGATTGCCAAAAGCGTCGGCATGCTTCACGATCCGTCCGTCGACCACGATCCGACGGCAAGCGAAGTCCTGACGAAGGAGCAGCCTCAATGA
- a CDS encoding cupin domain-containing protein, whose translation MSEEAAARPGNLLANLPQNVPEELTDILATGRGVRVERIVSTGHRSPDGFWYDQPEREWVLLLQGAATLQFADPQESIDVIPGDHVDIAAHRRHRVESTSATEPTVWLAVFYQD comes from the coding sequence ATGAGTGAAGAGGCAGCCGCGCGGCCGGGCAATCTGTTGGCCAACCTTCCCCAAAACGTCCCCGAAGAATTGACGGACATCCTCGCTACCGGACGCGGCGTCCGCGTGGAGCGGATCGTTTCGACGGGGCATCGCAGCCCAGACGGCTTCTGGTACGACCAGCCCGAGCGCGAGTGGGTGCTGCTGCTGCAAGGGGCTGCGACGCTGCAGTTCGCCGATCCGCAGGAATCGATCGACGTGATCCCTGGGGATCACGTCGACATCGCAGCGCATCGCCGCCACCGCGTCGAATCGACATCGGCGACCGAGCCGACCGTTTGGTTAGCGGTCTTCTACCAGGACTGA
- a CDS encoding VWA domain-containing protein — translation MFGLRLGFEHPGYLALLILIPVFWLASYRGLALLGPVRRTFALLLRTLVAAAIVLALAGVQLVWTDDRMTVMYLLDQSESIPVAKRDAMLQYVIRNVAAQRNTARADRAGIIVFGKEAAVEIPPFDDDIPDLRRLESYLGRKDATNLEAALKLAQAAMPDDTSRRIVVVTDGNENLGNASQLASRIARAGIGIDVVPVQLDATSEVLVEKIDLPPDIRRGQPFEARVVINNYSPGGESKKPIPGRLEVTRKLGSDEQVLLNEPITLDPDKPTVFPLRHTIDQPAPYTYKARFVPDDPASDAVSQNNEASAYTYVRGKGRVLLIEDWARPDEYREMIETLRKADIEIVVMPSNNLFTSMAELQAYDAVIIAGVPRTSGEDADSISGFDDDHIEMLVRNTQQLGCGLLMLGGPDAFGAGGWAGTKLEEAMPVDFQIRNTKVQAIGALAMIMHASEMAQGNHWQKVVARSAIEALGPADYCGIIHWAAGGDQWLWGGRTGLLPVGSGNRRSMLAAVSRMTPGDMPQFDPAMQMTLAALNANQAALKHCIIISDGDPSPAAGGTIRGFANAGIKISTVAVASHGTIGSNRLRDIAKDTGGKYYEAKSPKALPKIYQREARRVSRPLVYEPPGGATPQISQRHPVLEGIDAPLPPISGFVLTEIKQSPLAQVLIRSPMPEQPDNQTILAAWTYGLGRAAVMTTDTGKRWATDWPEWDGYDKFYSQLVRWIMRPSGDTGKFTMATKVEDGRVRVVVEALDKEDDFLNFLDMNASAIGPDLSPLPLQMRQVAPGRYVGEFAADESGSYFLNVVPAAGEAPLSQGVTVPYSNEFRVRTVNEALLKALADTEPNGGEAGQLTEPLEKSSIGALTDHATFRGGLAHARSIRDVWPLFVLAGCCIFLGDVFIRRVAIDFSWIGRLLASRRGQASDAENSQTERMAALRSRKLEINEELDRRRSATRFEPRGDPTPGGSTSAAATTSTNRPSAGTPASMEPQKEEKSYTERLLEAKRAARRKSDES, via the coding sequence ATGTTTGGCCTACGGCTTGGCTTTGAGCATCCCGGCTACTTGGCCCTGCTGATATTGATTCCGGTGTTTTGGCTCGCCAGCTATCGCGGACTGGCGCTGCTGGGGCCGGTGCGGCGGACTTTTGCGTTGCTGTTGCGAACGCTTGTTGCCGCGGCGATCGTCTTGGCGTTGGCCGGGGTACAGCTGGTCTGGACCGATGACCGGATGACGGTCATGTATCTGTTGGATCAAAGCGAGAGCATCCCGGTGGCCAAGCGGGATGCGATGCTGCAATACGTGATCCGCAACGTCGCCGCCCAACGCAACACAGCTCGCGCCGACAGGGCGGGAATCATCGTCTTTGGTAAAGAGGCGGCGGTGGAGATCCCACCGTTTGACGACGACATTCCCGATCTCCGTCGGTTGGAAAGTTATCTTGGCCGCAAGGATGCCACCAATCTCGAGGCGGCGCTGAAGTTGGCTCAAGCGGCGATGCCCGACGACACCTCGCGGCGGATCGTCGTCGTGACCGATGGGAACGAAAACCTCGGCAACGCGAGTCAGCTGGCATCGCGAATCGCCAGAGCTGGCATCGGGATCGATGTCGTTCCGGTCCAGTTGGATGCGACGTCGGAAGTTCTGGTCGAAAAGATCGATCTGCCTCCCGATATTCGTCGCGGCCAACCGTTTGAAGCCCGCGTGGTGATCAATAACTATTCTCCCGGCGGCGAATCGAAGAAACCGATCCCGGGGCGGTTGGAGGTGACTCGCAAACTTGGCAGCGACGAACAGGTGCTGCTGAACGAACCGATCACGTTGGATCCCGACAAACCGACTGTCTTTCCACTGCGACACACGATCGACCAACCGGCTCCCTATACCTATAAAGCCCGCTTTGTCCCCGACGATCCGGCGAGCGATGCGGTCAGCCAGAACAACGAGGCGTCGGCCTACACGTACGTTCGCGGCAAGGGACGCGTGCTGTTGATCGAAGATTGGGCCAGGCCGGATGAATATCGCGAGATGATCGAGACGCTGCGCAAAGCGGACATCGAGATCGTCGTCATGCCCAGCAACAATCTGTTTACGTCGATGGCCGAACTGCAGGCCTACGACGCGGTGATCATAGCGGGCGTGCCGCGGACCAGCGGCGAGGATGCGGATTCGATCAGCGGATTCGACGACGATCACATCGAGATGCTCGTCCGCAACACGCAACAGCTCGGATGCGGCCTGCTGATGCTCGGCGGACCCGATGCGTTTGGCGCCGGCGGTTGGGCGGGAACGAAGCTTGAAGAGGCGATGCCTGTCGATTTCCAGATCCGCAACACCAAGGTCCAAGCGATCGGCGCGTTGGCGATGATCATGCACGCCTCGGAGATGGCTCAAGGCAATCACTGGCAGAAGGTGGTCGCACGCAGCGCGATCGAAGCCTTGGGGCCGGCCGACTACTGCGGCATCATCCACTGGGCCGCCGGCGGCGACCAATGGTTATGGGGCGGACGAACGGGGCTGCTGCCGGTCGGCAGCGGGAATCGCAGATCGATGCTGGCAGCGGTCAGCCGGATGACGCCGGGCGATATGCCGCAATTCGATCCTGCGATGCAGATGACGCTCGCTGCGTTGAACGCCAACCAAGCCGCTCTGAAACATTGCATCATCATCAGCGATGGCGATCCCAGCCCGGCGGCTGGCGGAACGATCCGCGGATTCGCCAATGCGGGGATCAAGATCAGCACCGTCGCGGTCGCATCGCATGGAACGATCGGCAGCAATCGTTTGCGCGACATCGCCAAAGATACCGGCGGCAAATATTACGAAGCCAAAAGCCCCAAAGCGCTTCCCAAAATCTATCAACGCGAAGCCCGTCGCGTCTCGCGTCCGCTGGTCTACGAACCGCCCGGCGGCGCCACGCCTCAGATCTCCCAGCGACATCCGGTCCTCGAAGGGATCGACGCCCCCTTGCCACCGATCTCGGGATTTGTGCTGACCGAAATCAAACAGAGTCCGTTGGCTCAGGTCTTGATCCGATCGCCGATGCCCGAACAGCCCGACAACCAAACCATCCTCGCCGCTTGGACCTACGGGCTGGGCCGCGCCGCGGTGATGACAACCGACACCGGCAAACGTTGGGCAACCGATTGGCCCGAGTGGGATGGCTACGACAAGTTTTACAGCCAGTTGGTCCGTTGGATCATGCGACCCAGCGGCGACACCGGCAAGTTCACGATGGCGACCAAAGTTGAAGATGGCCGCGTTCGCGTGGTCGTCGAAGCGCTCGACAAAGAGGACGACTTTCTCAACTTTCTCGATATGAATGCGTCGGCGATCGGCCCCGATCTCAGCCCGCTGCCGCTGCAGATGCGACAGGTCGCGCCGGGGCGCTACGTCGGTGAATTTGCGGCGGATGAATCGGGCAGCTACTTCTTAAACGTCGTGCCAGCCGCCGGCGAAGCACCGCTGTCGCAAGGTGTGACCGTTCCCTACAGCAACGAATTCCGCGTCCGCACAGTCAACGAAGCGTTGCTGAAGGCGCTCGCCGATACCGAGCCGAACGGTGGCGAAGCGGGCCAGTTGACCGAGCCGTTGGAAAAGTCGAGCATCGGGGCGCTGACCGATCACGCCACCTTCCGCGGCGGACTGGCGCATGCCCGCAGCATCCGCGACGTCTGGCCGCTGTTTGTGTTGGCCGGGTGCTGCATCTTCCTGGGCGATGTCTTTATCCGCCGCGTGGCGATCGATTTCAGCTGGATCGGCCGCTTGCTGGCCTCCCGTCGCGGGCAAGCCAGCGACGCGGAGAACTCACAGACCGAGAGGATGGCGGCGCTGCGCAGCCGCAAGCTGGAGATCAACGAGGAACTCGATCGCCGCCGCTCGGCAACGCGGTTCGAACCGCGAGGCGATCCGACGCCGGGCGGCTCGACATCCGCTGCCGCGACGACGTCGACCAATCGACCGTCGGCGGGAACTCCAGCCAGCATGGAACCACAAAAAGAAGAGAAGAGCTACACCGAGCGGTTACTGGAAGCGAAGCGGGCGGCGCGGCGAAAGTCGGACGAATCGTAG
- a CDS encoding carboxylesterase family protein — protein MRFLTCLILVVSCAVCLVVPAAADDANQAAVHLDAKVEVQMDYLLYLPKDYDKQKSWPLVLFLHGAGERGDDLDLVKMHGPPRLVEEGKEFPFIVVSPQCPKGRWWREFELMALLDDVIATHNVDEDRVYVTGLSMGGFGSWGLAAFSPDRFAAIAPICGGGEPRSTRNFTHVPVWAFHGAKDTAVPLERTQAMIDALKRQGAEPKLTIYPEAGHDSWTETYNNPAFYEWLLAQKRVAQED, from the coding sequence ATGCGTTTTCTGACCTGTCTAATTCTCGTTGTCAGCTGTGCGGTTTGTCTTGTCGTTCCGGCGGCAGCGGACGATGCGAACCAAGCCGCCGTTCATCTGGACGCCAAGGTAGAGGTGCAGATGGATTATCTGTTGTACCTGCCGAAGGACTACGACAAGCAGAAATCATGGCCGTTGGTGCTGTTCCTGCACGGAGCGGGTGAGCGTGGCGACGATCTGGACCTTGTAAAAATGCACGGCCCGCCGCGGTTGGTCGAAGAGGGGAAGGAGTTTCCGTTTATCGTCGTATCGCCTCAATGTCCCAAAGGTCGCTGGTGGCGAGAGTTTGAATTGATGGCGTTGTTGGACGATGTGATCGCGACGCACAACGTCGATGAAGACCGTGTCTATGTGACCGGTTTGAGCATGGGGGGCTTTGGCAGTTGGGGCTTGGCGGCGTTCAGTCCCGATCGCTTTGCCGCTATCGCACCGATCTGTGGCGGTGGCGAACCTCGCTCGACAAGGAACTTCACACACGTCCCGGTCTGGGCATTCCACGGTGCCAAAGACACAGCGGTTCCGTTGGAGCGAACGCAGGCGATGATCGACGCATTGAAGCGGCAAGGGGCGGAGCCGAAGCTGACGATCTATCCCGAAGCGGGCCACGATTCGTGGACCGAAACCTACAACAACCCCGCATTTTATGAATGGTTGTTGGCGCAAAAACGCGTCGCCCAAGAAGACTAA
- a CDS encoding metallophosphoesterase family protein has translation MNQQQENRLGGRRAFMKNGTLILSAAAAGPTSLLAAEKPAGVRVALVTDLHYADKPPGGSRHYRKTLGKLDEAAKQFEREQPQMLVELGDLIDAADSVETESRYLQTINRPFSAICKDRHYVLGNHCVDTLKKEEFLGAVEQPKSYYSFDRGGFHFIVLDSCFRSDGQPYQRKNFKWTDANLPPAELDWLAADLKANDKPTIVFAHQRLDVSNHHGVKNNAAARQLFEASGNVLAVFQGHSHRNDLKEIGGIHYCTLVAMVEGGDQASNAYTLLDVQPDSTLKITGFRKQDSYLWETQS, from the coding sequence ATGAACCAACAACAAGAAAATAGACTGGGCGGACGCCGCGCGTTCATGAAAAATGGAACGCTGATTCTGTCAGCCGCTGCAGCCGGTCCGACGTCGCTTTTGGCCGCCGAGAAACCGGCTGGCGTGCGCGTCGCCTTGGTGACCGATCTGCACTACGCCGACAAGCCGCCGGGCGGATCGCGACACTACCGCAAGACCTTGGGCAAGCTGGACGAAGCGGCGAAGCAATTCGAGCGAGAGCAGCCGCAGATGCTTGTCGAACTGGGCGATCTGATCGACGCCGCCGATAGCGTCGAAACCGAAAGCCGCTACCTGCAGACGATCAACCGTCCCTTTTCGGCGATCTGCAAAGACCGTCACTACGTGTTGGGAAACCACTGCGTCGATACGCTGAAAAAAGAAGAGTTCCTGGGGGCGGTGGAGCAGCCGAAGTCATATTATTCGTTTGATCGCGGCGGGTTCCACTTCATCGTGTTGGATTCCTGTTTCCGCAGCGACGGGCAGCCGTATCAACGGAAAAACTTTAAGTGGACCGATGCCAACCTCCCGCCGGCGGAGCTCGATTGGCTGGCCGCCGACCTGAAGGCAAACGATAAGCCGACGATCGTCTTCGCTCACCAACGTTTGGATGTCAGCAACCACCATGGCGTGAAAAACAACGCCGCGGCGCGACAGCTGTTCGAAGCTTCGGGCAACGTGTTGGCGGTCTTCCAAGGGCACAGCCACCGCAACGATTTGAAGGAAATCGGCGGCATCCATTACTGTACACTGGTAGCGATGGTCGAAGGGGGCGATCAGGCCAGCAACGCCTACACGCTGCTGGACGTTCAGCCCGATAGCACGCTGAAAATCACCGGCTTCCGTAAACAGGACAGCTACCTGTGGGAGACGCAATCCTAA
- a CDS encoding sugar O-acetyltransferase, with protein sequence MRSEREKMLAGALYDALDPELVDQRERARDLCHDLNASRERDQELRRRLLTELLGSGGDSVWIQPPFYCDYGSNIRLGQRVYFNFNCVVLDVCAVDIGDFSFFGPGVQIYTASHPLEAKLRRTQEFGKPVSIGSDVWVGGGAIILPGVTIGSRTVIGAGSVVTKDIPEGVLAAGNPCRVIRENIAGDSDE encoded by the coding sequence TTGCGAAGCGAACGAGAGAAGATGCTTGCCGGCGCGTTATACGACGCGTTGGATCCGGAATTGGTTGACCAGCGCGAACGTGCTCGCGACCTCTGCCACGACTTGAACGCTTCGCGCGAGCGGGACCAGGAACTACGACGTCGCCTGCTGACCGAACTGCTTGGCAGCGGCGGCGATTCGGTCTGGATTCAGCCCCCTTTCTACTGCGACTACGGCAGCAACATCCGGCTGGGGCAACGCGTCTATTTCAATTTCAACTGCGTCGTTCTGGACGTCTGCGCGGTCGACATCGGCGACTTCAGCTTCTTCGGTCCGGGCGTGCAGATCTACACAGCATCGCATCCGTTGGAAGCGAAACTGCGGCGGACGCAGGAGTTCGGTAAACCGGTCTCGATCGGTTCGGATGTCTGGGTCGGCGGCGGGGCGATCATCCTGCCGGGCGTGACGATCGGCTCCCGGACCGTGATCGGTGCAGGAAGCGTGGTCACAAAAGACATCCCCGAGGGAGTGCTCGCGGCGGGGAATCCCTGTCGCGTGATCCGCGAGAACATCGCGGGGGATTCCGATGAGTGA
- a CDS encoding class I SAM-dependent DNA methyltransferase → MPTNPQTDRLYEDDVAYIHDVGYSGLCASWEPGLLEIFRAAGIDRGTIVDLGCGGGRWTQRLAAAGFAPVGVDISAAMIDLATKRLPSAEFHVASVWDYEFPRCRAVTALSEVLCYRTTSWDDPDLFDLFRRLFDALEPGGLFIFDVTEIGLNQNGQRTFSEGEDWACLVRYENDDAKQRLHRHITSFRKVDTAYRRATETHTAQLFDADQLAAQLNQVGFEVRKTRKFGTADLLPHRCGLIASKPAA, encoded by the coding sequence ATGCCAACCAACCCACAAACCGACCGCCTTTACGAGGACGATGTCGCGTACATCCATGACGTCGGCTACAGCGGATTGTGCGCGAGCTGGGAGCCGGGGCTGTTAGAGATTTTTCGAGCCGCCGGAATCGATCGGGGCACGATTGTCGACCTCGGTTGCGGCGGAGGCCGATGGACGCAGCGATTGGCCGCGGCCGGATTTGCGCCCGTCGGAGTCGACATCTCAGCGGCGATGATCGATCTGGCAACCAAGCGGCTGCCATCGGCAGAATTCCACGTCGCCTCGGTCTGGGATTACGAATTCCCCCGCTGCCGCGCAGTGACGGCACTCAGCGAGGTCCTTTGTTATCGAACGACCTCCTGGGACGATCCCGATCTTTTCGACTTGTTTCGCCGTCTCTTCGACGCCCTGGAACCGGGCGGTCTGTTCATCTTTGACGTCACCGAAATCGGACTCAATCAAAATGGCCAGCGAACGTTTTCCGAAGGCGAAGACTGGGCCTGTCTGGTCCGCTACGAAAACGACGACGCGAAACAGCGGCTGCATCGCCACATCACCTCGTTTCGCAAAGTCGACACCGCCTACCGCCGCGCGACCGAAACGCACACCGCCCAACTGTTCGACGCCGACCAGCTCGCAGCCCAACTGAATCAAGTCGGTTTCGAAGTCCGCAAGACGCGAAAATTTGGCACCGCCGACCTCCTACCACACCGCTGCGGCCTAATCGCGAGCAAGCCCGCCGCCTGA
- a CDS encoding lactonase family protein, whose amino-acid sequence MKFASIAFLMILAAAVAPGLSADDTKPAEKTVSTFPNQVDCEGAYPHHLQGVCTDGDAIYWSFTTTLVKTDLDGEVITKIPVANHHGDLCVDEGKIYVAVNLGRFNDPQGNADSWVYVYDAADLKEVARHETQEVFHGAGGIGVYDGRFYVVGGLPSDIEVNYVYQYDADFTFVKKHIVASGQTLLGIQTATFAHDRWWFGCYGSPAETLVTDANFKMIGRYKFNCSLGIEKLPGGELLVASGRCVKGTGCTGRVTRAVPDATTGLKLIQTK is encoded by the coding sequence ATGAAATTTGCTTCAATCGCTTTCCTGATGATCCTCGCGGCTGCGGTCGCTCCCGGCCTGTCGGCCGACGACACCAAGCCCGCCGAAAAAACAGTCTCCACATTTCCCAATCAAGTCGATTGCGAAGGGGCCTACCCGCATCACCTGCAAGGCGTCTGCACCGATGGCGATGCGATCTATTGGAGCTTTACCACGACGCTTGTCAAAACCGATCTCGACGGAGAGGTGATCACGAAAATCCCTGTCGCCAACCACCATGGCGACCTCTGCGTCGACGAAGGGAAGATCTACGTTGCCGTCAATCTGGGCCGATTCAACGATCCCCAGGGGAATGCCGATTCGTGGGTCTACGTCTACGATGCGGCAGATCTGAAGGAAGTCGCTCGCCACGAGACCCAAGAGGTCTTCCACGGTGCCGGCGGGATCGGCGTTTACGACGGCAGATTCTACGTCGTCGGCGGTCTGCCATCCGATATCGAAGTGAACTACGTCTACCAGTACGACGCCGATTTTACATTCGTTAAGAAGCACATTGTCGCCAGCGGACAAACCTTATTGGGCATCCAAACCGCCACGTTCGCTCACGACCGCTGGTGGTTCGGTTGTTACGGCAGTCCCGCCGAAACCTTGGTCACCGACGCCAACTTCAAGATGATCGGACGCTACAAATTCAATTGCTCTTTGGGCATCGAAAAACTCCCGGGCGGTGAACTTCTGGTCGCCAGCGGTCGCTGCGTCAAAGGGACCGGATGCACCGGCCGCGTGACCCGCGCGGTCCCCGACGCGACGACCGGACTGAAACTGATCCAAACCAAATAA
- a CDS encoding DoxX family protein has translation MTSNPLQGAAAVLGRIMIATIFLMSAIGNKIPKFNDVAAYMGSEGVPMPKVMLAGAIVFLIAGSLSIILGFKARIGATLLLVFLVLATYFFHDFWTFEGDAKQMQMIQFMKNLSMMGTMIFLIAQGSGPMSLDNRSTHVREEESPAE, from the coding sequence ATGACCAGCAACCCCCTTCAAGGCGCCGCCGCCGTATTGGGCCGAATCATGATCGCAACCATCTTTTTGATGAGTGCGATCGGCAACAAGATTCCTAAGTTCAATGACGTTGCCGCCTACATGGGCTCCGAAGGCGTCCCGATGCCGAAGGTGATGTTGGCCGGGGCGATCGTGTTTCTGATCGCCGGCAGCCTGTCGATCATCCTGGGCTTCAAAGCCCGCATCGGTGCGACGCTGTTGTTGGTCTTCCTCGTCCTGGCTACCTACTTCTTCCACGACTTCTGGACCTTTGAAGGAGACGCCAAACAGATGCAGATGATTCAGTTCATGAAAAATCTGTCGATGATGGGAACGATGATCTTCTTGATAGCTCAAGGTTCCGGCCCGATGAGTCTCGACAATCGCAGCACACATGTGCGGGAAGAGGAATCGCCCGCGGAGTAA
- a CDS encoding DUF1559 domain-containing protein, translating into MPKRIRTGFTLVELLVVIAIIGILVGLLLPAVQAAREAARRMQCSNNLKNVSLACHNYHDTYKTFPTGWVKQSLPTMTTAESKWSWGALILPFIEQAPLHDQLDVGGTRIATDLNNATTRALMQIPISTFKCPSDVAPDLNNQTYRTLRDTAAADIEVASSNYIGTNSIGDVIINGTMGGVSGGTSGSGRQGLFLENTGVRFRDITDGTSNTLLFGERRWQHRVSTSGAVLYDAAANVFGVRHTDTTTVAALNQSIGSAVGTSRGRINYSLDVQDVANVSFSSYHPGGAQFALADGSVKFVTETVEFSGNSLQQNADPTLVNSVFEKMIARDDGQPFQMP; encoded by the coding sequence ATGCCAAAACGAATTCGAACTGGTTTCACCCTAGTGGAACTACTTGTTGTTATCGCTATTATCGGTATTTTGGTCGGCTTGTTGTTGCCCGCGGTCCAAGCCGCTCGCGAAGCAGCTCGCCGCATGCAATGCAGCAACAACCTTAAGAACGTCTCTCTGGCTTGCCACAACTACCACGACACCTACAAAACGTTTCCGACCGGCTGGGTCAAGCAATCGCTCCCTACGATGACGACCGCCGAATCAAAGTGGAGTTGGGGGGCTTTGATTTTGCCATTTATCGAGCAGGCGCCATTGCACGATCAATTAGACGTCGGGGGCACCCGCATCGCGACGGATTTAAACAATGCCACAACGCGTGCGTTGATGCAGATTCCGATCAGTACGTTCAAGTGTCCTTCGGATGTCGCCCCTGATCTCAACAACCAAACCTATCGCACGTTGCGCGATACGGCAGCGGCTGACATCGAGGTCGCCTCGAGCAATTACATCGGCACCAACTCCATCGGCGACGTGATCATCAATGGGACGATGGGCGGAGTATCGGGTGGCACCTCGGGCAGTGGGCGACAAGGCCTATTCCTGGAGAACACCGGCGTCCGCTTCCGCGACATCACCGACGGTACCTCCAACACGCTGTTGTTCGGGGAACGTCGCTGGCAACACAGGGTTTCCACCAGCGGAGCAGTCCTCTACGACGCAGCGGCGAATGTGTTTGGCGTTCGTCACACTGACACCACCACCGTGGCGGCTCTAAATCAATCGATCGGTTCGGCGGTTGGAACCTCGCGCGGCCGAATCAACTACAGCCTCGATGTGCAAGACGTCGCCAATGTCAGCTTTTCGAGCTACCATCCCGGCGGAGCCCAGTTCGCACTGGCTGACGGCAGCGTGAAGTTCGTCACCGAAACGGTTGAGTTCAGCGGCAACTCGCTTCAGCAAAATGCCGACCCAACCTTGGTCAACAGCGTCTTCGAAAAGATGATCGCTCGCGACGACGGCCAACCTTTCCAAATGCCGTAA
- a CDS encoding MarR family winged helix-turn-helix transcriptional regulator, with the protein MAPKKRSEPTQVRRPLQQELKKKAPFTSPHQEAVLNVLRTSDQFQNRFGRLLRKYGLTGSQYNVLRILRGEGKPLPSLEIADRMIQVVPAITGLIDRLEKQGFVSRDRSTIDRRVVNVAITNKGLDVLEPLDRPVNTLHKQLLKHLDRSELTQLSHLLEKARSRIDALDD; encoded by the coding sequence ATGGCACCAAAAAAGAGAAGTGAGCCGACGCAAGTCCGGCGACCGCTGCAGCAAGAGCTCAAGAAGAAGGCTCCGTTTACGTCGCCACATCAGGAGGCGGTGCTGAATGTGCTGCGGACCAGCGACCAGTTTCAAAATCGCTTTGGGCGGCTTCTGCGGAAGTATGGCCTGACCGGTTCGCAGTACAACGTGTTGCGAATCTTGCGAGGGGAGGGAAAACCTTTGCCAAGCCTGGAAATTGCCGATCGGATGATCCAGGTCGTACCCGCGATCACCGGTTTGATCGATCGACTGGAAAAGCAGGGCTTCGTTAGCCGAGACCGCAGCACCATCGATCGTCGCGTGGTCAACGTCGCGATCACGAATAAGGGGCTCGACGTTTTGGAACCGCTAGATCGGCCTGTGAACACGTTGCACAAACAGCTTCTCAAGCACCTCGATCGCAGCGAACTGACGCAACTCAGTCATCTGTTGGAGAAAGCTCGCAGCCGGATCGACGCTTTGGACGATTGA